A stretch of Neisseria subflava DNA encodes these proteins:
- the thiD gene encoding bifunctional hydroxymethylpyrimidine kinase/phosphomethylpyrimidine kinase, whose protein sequence is MDELFIQTLTIAGSDSGGGAGIQADLKTFQMRGVFGTSVLTAVTAQNTLGVSAVHPIPTDMIAAQIAAIQEDFQIRAYKIGMLGTAEIIECVAEQTAECDFGKRVLDPVMIAKGGAPLLENSAVEAMKRLLLPHTDVLTPNLPEAQALTGINIENRQDAERAAKTLQDWGVKNVVIKGGHLADSQSEYCTDWLFTPYETIELNSKRFPTPHTHGTGCTFSACITAELAKGFSVPEAVQTAKNYIAAAISHPLGIGAGHGPVNHWAYRDE, encoded by the coding sequence ATGGACGAACTTTTTATTCAAACGCTGACGATTGCCGGCTCCGATTCCGGCGGTGGCGCGGGCATACAGGCGGATTTGAAGACGTTTCAGATGCGGGGCGTGTTCGGTACCAGCGTACTGACAGCGGTTACCGCACAAAATACTTTGGGCGTATCGGCAGTGCATCCGATACCGACCGACATGATTGCCGCGCAAATTGCCGCGATTCAGGAGGATTTCCAAATCCGCGCTTATAAAATCGGCATGCTGGGTACGGCGGAAATCATCGAATGCGTGGCAGAACAAACCGCCGAATGCGATTTCGGTAAACGCGTGTTGGATCCGGTCATGATTGCCAAAGGTGGCGCGCCGTTGTTGGAAAATTCAGCCGTCGAAGCCATGAAACGCCTGCTGCTGCCGCATACGGACGTATTGACCCCCAATCTGCCCGAAGCACAGGCATTGACGGGTATCAATATTGAAAACCGCCAAGATGCGGAACGCGCCGCCAAAACTCTTCAGGATTGGGGCGTGAAAAATGTGGTGATTAAAGGCGGCCATCTTGCCGACAGCCAAAGCGAATATTGCACCGACTGGCTGTTTACGCCATACGAAACCATTGAGCTGAACAGCAAACGTTTCCCAACGCCGCATACACATGGCACGGGCTGCACGTTTTCTGCCTGCATTACTGCCGAGTTGGCAAAAGGGTTTAGCGTTCCCGAGGCGGTTCAAACGGCAAAAAACTATATTGCCGCCGCCATTTCCCATCCTTTGGGCATCGGGGCAGGGCACGGGCCGGTCAACCACTGGGCGTATCGGGACGAATAA
- the gcvP gene encoding aminomethyl-transferring glycine dehydrogenase, giving the protein MKLSELFNPNEFAARHLSFGDEAALLDALGEKSMDDFVANTVPQSIRMPSELDLPEALTEADALAKLKGIASKNVINKSYIGLGYYPTRVPNVILRNVLENPGWYTAYTPYQAEIAQGRLEALLNFQQVCIDLTGFPVAGASLLDEATAAAEAMAMAHRVGKVKSERFFVDTRVYPQTLDVMKTRAKYFGFELVVGDFAQADEGEYFGALLQYVGKDGDVQDLQDVIGRLKAKGTIVAVAADIMSLVLLKSPAELGADIALGNTQRFGVPMGFGGPHAAYFAFKDEFKRSAPGRIIGVSKDASGKPALRMALSTREQHIRREKATSNICTAQALLANLAGMYAVYHGPEGVKRIANRIHALASAFADALVSDGLNVVHKVFFDTVTVDFGSKEKADQVFAAALESGYNLRRVNDTQVAAAFHETSAYEDLVDLYRAFTGKDTFTFADDVKGRLNAELLRQDDILQHPVFNSYHTEHEMLRYLKKLEDRDLAMNRSMISLGSCTMKLNATAEMLPITWAEFTDIHPYAPEAQTAGYRELLADMENSLKAITGFDAISFQPNSGAQGEYSGMLSIRRYQEANGEGHRNICLIPKSAHGTNPATAAMLGLKVVVVDTDEHGNVNIDDLKAKAEQHRDALSAIMITYPSTHGVYEEGIRDICRIIHENGGQVYMDGANLNAQIGIMQPAEVGADVLHMNLHKTFCIPHGGGGPGIGPIGLKAHLAPFAPGHVVTDMHNASAGQTAVAAAAYGSASILPITWMYLTMMGKQGMEQATRWALLNANYIAKRLNEDYPILYTGKNGRVAHECIVDLRPLKAESGITETDIAKRLMDYGFHAPTVSFPVAGTLMIEPTESESKAELDRFIAALKQIKQEVLKVERGEWPKEDNPLVNAPHTSSDVTGDWAHPYSREEAVFPLPFVREHKFWPSVKRVDEVYGDRNLVCSCLPIDAYEE; this is encoded by the coding sequence ATGAAACTGTCAGAACTGTTCAACCCCAACGAATTTGCCGCGCGGCATTTGAGTTTTGGCGATGAGGCGGCGTTGCTGGACGCGCTGGGCGAGAAAAGCATGGACGATTTTGTTGCGAACACTGTGCCGCAAAGTATCCGTATGCCGTCCGAACTCGACCTGCCCGAAGCCCTGACCGAGGCGGACGCGTTGGCGAAATTGAAAGGCATTGCGTCGAAAAACGTAATCAACAAGTCCTATATCGGCTTGGGCTATTACCCGACCCGCGTGCCGAACGTGATTTTGCGCAACGTATTGGAAAATCCAGGCTGGTACACCGCCTATACGCCGTATCAGGCGGAAATCGCGCAGGGGCGTTTGGAAGCGTTGTTGAACTTCCAGCAGGTGTGCATCGATTTGACCGGTTTCCCTGTGGCAGGCGCGTCTTTGTTGGACGAGGCGACCGCCGCCGCCGAAGCGATGGCGATGGCGCACCGCGTGGGCAAAGTGAAATCCGAGCGTTTTTTTGTGGATACGCGCGTGTATCCGCAAACTTTGGACGTGATGAAAACCCGCGCCAAATATTTCGGCTTTGAACTGGTGGTCGGCGATTTTGCCCAAGCGGATGAAGGCGAATACTTCGGCGCGCTGCTCCAATACGTCGGCAAAGACGGCGACGTACAAGACTTGCAGGATGTTATCGGCCGTCTGAAAGCCAAAGGCACAATCGTGGCCGTTGCCGCCGACATCATGAGCTTGGTTTTGCTGAAGTCTCCGGCTGAACTGGGCGCAGATATTGCTTTGGGCAACACCCAACGCTTCGGTGTGCCGATGGGCTTCGGTGGTCCGCACGCTGCTTATTTCGCGTTTAAAGACGAGTTCAAACGTTCCGCCCCGGGCCGTATCATCGGCGTATCCAAAGATGCATCGGGCAAACCTGCCTTGCGCATGGCTTTGTCCACCCGCGAGCAACACATCCGCCGCGAAAAAGCGACATCCAATATTTGTACCGCACAGGCATTGCTGGCGAACTTGGCCGGTATGTATGCCGTTTACCACGGTCCTGAAGGTGTGAAACGCATTGCCAACCGCATTCATGCATTGGCTTCTGCCTTTGCCGATGCACTGGTTTCAGACGGCCTGAATGTGGTTCACAAAGTCTTCTTTGATACCGTTACCGTCGATTTCGGCAGCAAAGAGAAAGCAGACCAAGTGTTTGCCGCTGCTTTGGAGTCGGGTTACAACCTGCGCCGTGTCAACGACACTCAAGTTGCGGCTGCATTCCATGAAACATCGGCATACGAAGATTTGGTCGATTTGTACCGCGCGTTTACCGGCAAAGATACGTTCACATTTGCCGATGATGTCAAAGGCCGTCTGAACGCCGAATTACTGCGTCAGGACGATATTCTGCAACATCCTGTGTTCAACAGTTACCACACCGAACACGAAATGTTGCGCTATCTGAAAAAACTCGAAGACCGCGACTTGGCGATGAACCGCAGCATGATTTCATTGGGCAGCTGCACCATGAAACTCAACGCGACTGCGGAAATGTTGCCGATTACTTGGGCTGAGTTCACCGACATCCATCCTTACGCTCCCGAAGCGCAAACCGCCGGCTACCGCGAATTACTTGCCGATATGGAAAACAGCCTGAAAGCCATTACCGGCTTTGACGCGATTTCTTTCCAGCCCAACTCCGGCGCGCAGGGCGAATACAGCGGCATGCTCTCCATCCGCCGTTATCAAGAAGCCAACGGCGAGGGACACCGCAACATCTGTCTGATTCCAAAATCAGCCCACGGTACCAACCCTGCGACTGCAGCCATGCTGGGCTTGAAAGTCGTCGTTGTCGATACCGACGAACACGGCAACGTCAATATTGACGATTTGAAAGCCAAAGCCGAGCAACACCGCGACGCTTTGTCCGCCATCATGATTACCTATCCGTCCACCCACGGCGTGTACGAAGAAGGTATCCGCGACATCTGCCGCATTATTCACGAAAACGGCGGACAGGTTTACATGGACGGCGCCAACCTCAACGCCCAAATCGGCATCATGCAGCCTGCCGAAGTCGGTGCGGACGTGTTGCACATGAACCTGCACAAAACCTTCTGTATCCCTCACGGCGGTGGCGGCCCGGGCATAGGTCCGATTGGCTTGAAAGCCCATTTGGCTCCGTTCGCACCAGGCCATGTGGTGACCGATATGCACAATGCCAGTGCCGGTCAAACTGCCGTGGCTGCCGCAGCATATGGTTCTGCGTCCATCCTGCCGATTACTTGGATGTACCTGACCATGATGGGCAAACAAGGCATGGAGCAGGCGACACGCTGGGCATTGCTCAATGCCAACTACATCGCAAAACGTCTGAACGAAGACTATCCGATTCTGTACACAGGCAAAAACGGCCGCGTCGCGCACGAATGTATCGTCGATTTGCGTCCGCTTAAAGCTGAAAGCGGCATCACTGAAACCGACATCGCCAAACGCCTGATGGACTACGGCTTCCACGCGCCGACGGTTTCCTTCCCCGTTGCCGGTACGCTGATGATTGAGCCGACCGAGAGCGAAAGCAAAGCCGAACTCGACCGCTTCATCGCCGCCCTGAAACAAATCAAACAGGAAGTGCTGAAAGTTGAGCGCGGCGAATGGCCGAAAGAGGACAACCCGCTGGTTAACGCTCCGCACACCTCATCCGACGTAACCGGCGACTGGGCGCATCCGTACTCTCGTGAAGAAGCCGTCTTCCCATTGCCGTTCGTCCGCGAACACAAATTCTGGCCGAGCGTGAAACGGGTAGATGAAGTGTATGGCGACCGCAATCTGGTTTGCTCCTGCTTGCCGATTGACGCATACGAAGAATAA
- a CDS encoding DNA-3-methyladenine glycosylase I, translated as MNYCEFVATLPDDTDNPNQHYHDTQYGFPIEDDNELFERLVLEINQAGLSWTLMLKKQQAFQTAFKGFDIETVAAFDEADIERLLADAGIVRNRLKINAAIHNAQKIKQLQQEYGSFKNWLDAHHPREKNEWVKLFKKHFKFVGGEIVGEFLMSTGYLKGAHVETCPVYREISALNPKWAEVV; from the coding sequence ATGAATTACTGCGAATTTGTCGCCACGCTACCCGACGATACGGACAACCCCAACCAACATTATCACGACACGCAATACGGTTTTCCGATTGAGGACGACAATGAATTGTTTGAGCGGCTGGTGTTGGAAATCAATCAGGCAGGATTAAGCTGGACGCTGATGCTGAAGAAGCAGCAGGCATTTCAGACGGCATTTAAAGGTTTCGACATCGAGACGGTCGCCGCATTTGACGAAGCCGATATTGAGCGGCTGCTTGCCGATGCAGGCATCGTCCGCAACCGCCTGAAAATCAATGCCGCCATCCACAACGCACAAAAAATCAAACAGTTGCAGCAGGAATACGGTTCGTTCAAAAACTGGCTCGACGCCCACCATCCGCGTGAAAAAAACGAATGGGTCAAACTTTTTAAAAAACACTTCAAATTCGTCGGCGGCGAAATCGTCGGCGAATTTCTGATGAGTACGGGCTACCTCAAAGGCGCGCACGTCGAAACCTGCCCCGTTTACCGTGAAATTTCGGCACTAAATCCGAAATGGGCAGAGGTCGTCTGA
- the gcvH gene encoding glycine cleavage system protein GcvH, with translation MEYQTMSNIPAELKYVASHEWLRLEEDGTITVGITHHAQELLGDIVFVELPEVGANLAAEEQAGVVESVKAASDVYAPIAGEIVAVNEDLPSAPETANSDPYGAGWFFKIKPANPADYDGLLTAEQYAGEVA, from the coding sequence ATGGAGTATCAAACCATGAGCAACATCCCAGCAGAACTGAAATACGTTGCCAGCCACGAATGGCTGCGCCTTGAAGAAGACGGTACCATCACCGTCGGCATTACCCATCACGCGCAAGAGCTGTTGGGCGACATCGTGTTTGTCGAGCTGCCAGAAGTCGGCGCAAACCTGGCTGCCGAAGAGCAAGCCGGTGTGGTTGAGTCTGTAAAAGCCGCATCTGACGTATACGCGCCGATTGCAGGCGAAATCGTTGCCGTCAACGAAGATTTGCCAAGCGCGCCGGAAACTGCCAACAGCGACCCTTACGGCGCAGGCTGGTTCTTCAAAATCAAACCTGCCAACCCTGCCGATTACGACGGTCTGCTGACTGCCGAACAATACGCAGGCGAAGTAGCTTGA
- the gcvT gene encoding glycine cleavage system aminomethyltransferase GcvT produces the protein MTALKTTPFHQAHQDAGAKLVDFAGWELPIHYGSQIAEHEAVRTDAGMFDVSHMLVTDVAGANAKAFFRKLIANDVAKLAFVGKALYSALLNDNGGVIDDLIVYRTNEAETQYRIVSNGATREKDTAQFHKVGQEFGVAFNPRYDLGMLAVQGPKAIEKLLTVKPEWADVIHGLKPFQGADLGNDWFVARTGYTGEDGVEVILPGTEAVAFFKALQAAGVQPCGLGARDTLRMEAGMNLYGNDMDDNTSPLEAGMGWTVDLKDESRDFVGKAALLALKEKGVAVKQVGLLLDKGGILRAHMEVLTDKGKGETTSGVFSPSLKQSIAIARVPKDFDGDTAKVLMRGKEVDVRVLKLPFVRNGQKQFD, from the coding sequence ATGACTGCTCTGAAAACCACCCCATTTCATCAAGCCCATCAAGATGCAGGCGCGAAGCTGGTAGATTTTGCCGGCTGGGAGCTGCCCATCCATTATGGTTCACAAATCGCCGAACACGAAGCCGTGCGTACCGACGCCGGTATGTTTGACGTATCCCATATGCTCGTTACCGACGTAGCAGGCGCAAATGCCAAAGCCTTTTTCCGCAAACTGATTGCCAACGATGTCGCCAAACTCGCTTTTGTCGGCAAAGCCCTTTATTCCGCTTTGCTCAACGACAACGGCGGCGTGATTGACGACTTGATCGTTTACCGCACCAATGAAGCCGAAACCCAATACCGCATCGTGTCCAACGGTGCGACCCGTGAAAAAGATACGGCGCAATTCCACAAAGTCGGACAAGAGTTCGGCGTTGCCTTCAATCCGCGCTACGACCTCGGCATGCTTGCCGTACAAGGCCCGAAAGCCATCGAAAAACTCCTGACCGTCAAACCTGAATGGGCAGACGTGATTCACGGCCTCAAACCGTTCCAAGGTGCAGACTTGGGCAACGACTGGTTTGTCGCCCGTACAGGCTATACCGGCGAAGACGGCGTCGAAGTGATTCTGCCGGGCACTGAAGCTGTCGCATTCTTCAAAGCCCTGCAAGCAGCAGGCGTACAGCCTTGCGGCCTCGGCGCACGCGATACCCTGCGCATGGAAGCCGGTATGAACCTCTACGGCAACGATATGGACGACAACACCAGCCCGCTTGAAGCAGGCATGGGTTGGACCGTTGACTTGAAAGACGAAAGCCGTGATTTCGTGGGCAAAGCCGCCTTGCTGGCATTGAAAGAAAAAGGCGTTGCCGTCAAACAAGTCGGTTTGCTGCTCGACAAAGGCGGCATCCTGCGCGCGCATATGGAAGTGTTGACCGACAAAGGCAAAGGTGAAACCACCAGCGGCGTATTCTCGCCAAGCCTGAAACAATCCATCGCCATCGCCCGCGTACCGAAAGACTTTGACGGCGATACCGCCAAAGTGCTGATGCGCGGCAAAGAAGTGGACGTACGCGTACTGAAGCTGCCGTTTGTCCGCAACGGTCAAAAACAGTTTGATTAA
- the ubiB gene encoding ubiquinone biosynthesis regulatory protein kinase UbiB, producing MNRLKRIKTILCTLYRYRLAELIASLVRPGWARTFLNMLPQSSKFKHETPAVRLRLALESLGPIFIKFGQVLSTRPDLIPHDYAVELARLQDKVPPFDAQLSRSQIEKSLGQSIDTLYAEFETEPVASASIAQVHKARLHSGEQVAVKVLRPNLLPVIEQDLSLMRFGAGCVERLFSDGKRLKPREVVAEFDKYLHDELDLMHEAANASQLGRNFQNSDMLIVPKVFYDYCTSDVLTIEWMDGTPISDIAKLKADGIDLHKLADYGVEIFFTQVFRDGFFHADMHPGNILVAADNRYIALDFGIVGTLTDYDKRYLAINFLAFFNRDYHRVATAHIESGWVPADTRAEELEAAVRAVCEPVFNKPISQISFGLVLMRLFEVSRRFNVEIQPQLVLLQKTLLNIEGLGRQLDPDLDLWKTAKPFLVRWMNEQVGPKALWRNLKNEAPDWAQIIPSLPRKISALIDENRQQEMRDAYVHLVKVQQRQSLWLGVIAVVLLLILLFK from the coding sequence ATGAACCGCCTCAAACGCATTAAAACCATCCTCTGCACGCTCTACCGCTACCGCCTTGCCGAGCTGATTGCCTCGCTGGTCCGTCCGGGTTGGGCGCGGACTTTCCTCAATATGTTGCCGCAGTCGTCCAAGTTCAAACACGAGACGCCTGCCGTGCGCCTGCGTTTGGCGTTGGAAAGCCTGGGGCCGATTTTCATCAAATTCGGACAGGTATTGTCCACGCGCCCCGATTTGATTCCGCACGATTACGCGGTCGAACTGGCAAGGCTGCAAGACAAAGTGCCGCCGTTTGACGCGCAGCTTTCGCGCTCGCAAATCGAAAAATCTTTAGGCCAATCCATCGACACTTTATACGCAGAATTTGAAACAGAGCCTGTCGCCAGCGCGTCCATCGCCCAGGTACACAAAGCCCGCCTGCATTCTGGCGAACAGGTCGCAGTGAAAGTCTTGCGCCCCAACCTTCTGCCTGTGATTGAACAGGATTTGTCGCTGATGCGTTTTGGTGCAGGCTGTGTGGAACGTTTGTTTTCAGACGGCAAGCGTTTGAAGCCGCGCGAAGTGGTGGCCGAGTTTGACAAATACCTGCACGACGAATTGGACTTGATGCACGAAGCCGCCAATGCCAGCCAACTCGGGCGCAATTTCCAAAACAGCGATATGCTGATTGTGCCGAAGGTATTTTACGACTACTGCACCAGCGACGTACTGACCATCGAGTGGATGGACGGCACACCGATATCCGATATCGCCAAACTCAAAGCCGACGGCATTGATTTGCACAAACTTGCCGATTACGGCGTGGAAATCTTCTTCACGCAAGTCTTCCGCGACGGCTTTTTCCATGCCGACATGCACCCCGGCAATATTCTGGTCGCCGCCGACAACCGCTACATCGCCCTCGATTTCGGCATCGTCGGCACGCTGACCGATTATGACAAGCGTTATCTCGCCATCAACTTCCTCGCCTTCTTCAACCGCGATTACCACCGCGTCGCCACCGCCCACATCGAATCGGGTTGGGTGCCTGCCGACACGCGTGCGGAAGAATTGGAAGCCGCTGTCCGCGCCGTGTGCGAGCCTGTGTTCAACAAACCGATTTCGCAGATTTCCTTCGGCTTGGTGCTGATGCGCCTGTTTGAGGTCAGTCGCCGCTTCAATGTCGAAATCCAACCGCAGCTGGTATTGCTGCAAAAAACGTTGCTCAACATCGAAGGCTTGGGCCGCCAGCTCGATCCCGATTTGGACTTGTGGAAAACCGCCAAACCGTTTTTGGTGCGCTGGATGAACGAACAGGTCGGCCCCAAAGCCCTTTGGCGCAACCTCAAAAACGAAGCTCCCGATTGGGCGCAAATCATCCCTTCCCTGCCGCGCAAAATCAGTGCGCTGATTGATGAAAACCGCCAACAGGAAATGCGCGATGCCTATGTTCACTTGGTCAAAGTACAGCAACGCCAAAGCCTGTGGCTGGGTGTGATTGCGGTTGTTTTGTTGCTGATTTTGCTGTTTAAGTAA
- a CDS encoding chloride channel protein codes for MKFPQTWAARLAHKIRQTKRLSKKSIALLFLLAGSALVALTALMFAYLADLALEWNALLVGKYPWFAWVALPLGLPLLAWFTRKFAPYTSGSGIPQVIASLSLPYGAQKTRLIRLGETFFKIPLTFCAMLLGASVGREGPSVQVGAAVMNAWGAWCKKHGLAFRGMQENDLIAAGAAGGLAAAFNAPLAGVVFAIEELGRGVILRWERQILMGVLAAGFIQVAIQGNNPYFSGFQGHELPNMLMWAVVSGIVCGVAGGLFGSFLYRGAAAFAPVRWRSFIRRHLLVVAFTMGILLALLGTFYQGKTYGTGYHEAAAALKGAYEAPFGLAVAKWAATVFSYWAGIPGGIFTPSLTIGAMIGEHMASFAQLGDASNVAVLLCMAAFLAAATQSPLTAAVVVMEMTGGQNLLFWMLLTCIFASQVSRQFSPHPFYHAAGLRFRRHIEAESGHVQHEKKE; via the coding sequence ATGAAATTTCCCCAGACTTGGGCGGCGCGCCTTGCCCACAAAATCCGCCAAACCAAACGCCTGTCGAAAAAGAGCATTGCCCTTCTGTTTTTGCTGGCAGGCTCGGCACTGGTTGCCCTGACGGCTTTGATGTTTGCGTACTTGGCGGATTTGGCTTTGGAATGGAACGCTTTGCTGGTGGGGAAATATCCGTGGTTTGCGTGGGTGGCTTTGCCGCTAGGTTTGCCGCTTTTGGCATGGTTTACGCGCAAATTTGCGCCGTACACTTCCGGCAGCGGTATTCCGCAGGTCATCGCTTCATTGTCTTTGCCTTATGGTGCGCAGAAAACCCGTTTGATTCGTTTGGGCGAAACCTTTTTCAAAATTCCGCTGACGTTTTGCGCCATGCTGTTGGGCGCGTCTGTCGGTAGGGAAGGGCCGTCTGTGCAAGTAGGCGCGGCGGTGATGAACGCTTGGGGCGCGTGGTGTAAAAAGCACGGGCTGGCGTTTAGGGGCATGCAGGAAAACGATTTGATTGCCGCAGGCGCGGCCGGCGGTTTGGCGGCGGCGTTTAACGCGCCTTTGGCTGGCGTGGTCTTTGCCATCGAAGAATTGGGGCGCGGCGTGATTTTGCGTTGGGAGCGTCAAATCCTGATGGGTGTGTTGGCGGCCGGTTTCATTCAAGTGGCGATACAGGGCAATAACCCGTATTTTTCAGGTTTTCAAGGGCATGAGCTGCCAAATATGCTGATGTGGGCCGTGGTGTCGGGCATTGTCTGTGGCGTGGCAGGCGGATTGTTCGGCAGCTTTTTGTATCGTGGCGCGGCGGCATTCGCACCGGTACGCTGGCGCAGTTTCATCCGCCGCCATTTGTTGGTGGTCGCCTTTACAATGGGTATTTTGCTGGCGCTGCTCGGTACGTTTTATCAAGGTAAAACCTATGGCACGGGCTATCACGAAGCCGCAGCCGCACTCAAAGGCGCGTATGAAGCGCCGTTCGGCTTGGCAGTCGCAAAATGGGCGGCAACCGTGTTCAGCTACTGGGCAGGCATTCCCGGCGGTATCTTCACGCCGTCGTTAACCATCGGCGCGATGATAGGCGAACACATGGCTTCTTTCGCGCAACTGGGCGACGCGTCCAATGTCGCGGTTTTACTCTGCATGGCCGCATTCCTTGCCGCCGCGACCCAATCGCCGTTGACCGCCGCCGTGGTGGTAATGGAAATGACGGGCGGACAGAATTTGCTGTTTTGGATGCTGCTGACTTGTATCTTCGCTTCGCAAGTATCGCGCCAATTCTCGCCGCATCCGTTTTACCATGCCGCAGGTTTGCGCTTCAGACGGCATATCGAAGCCGAAAGCGGTCATGTTCAGCACGAGAAAAAAGAATAG
- the argJ gene encoding bifunctional glutamate N-acetyltransferase/amino-acid acetyltransferase ArgJ: MAVNLTEKRADELLEIDGIRLFTGRAGIKQQDRDDLTLMVLGGGHTVGAVFTQNRFCAAPVHIAKSHLFDQDGVCALVINTGNANAGTGAQGRLDAIKVCAAAAEQVGCQSNQIMPFSTGVILEPLPVDKIVAALPQVRPAFWSDAARAIMTTDTVPKAASRTGLVGEKHTVRATGIAKGSGMIHPNMATMLSFIATDAKVSQPILQLMTQEIADESFNTITVDGDTSTNDSFVIMATGRCGQSEIDNTADPRYAQLKALLGSLALELAQAIVRDGEGATKFITIEVQNAKTREEARKVAYAVAHSPLVKTAFFASDPNLGRLLAAVGYAGIEDLDVDALKMWLDDVLVAENGGRAESYTEEAGQAVMNRPEITVRIDLQRGDTTAAVYTCDLSHEYVSINADYRS, encoded by the coding sequence ATGGCTGTAAATTTGACTGAAAAACGTGCAGACGAATTGTTGGAAATCGACGGCATCCGTCTGTTTACAGGTCGTGCCGGCATCAAGCAACAAGACCGCGACGATTTGACGCTGATGGTATTGGGCGGCGGACATACGGTGGGCGCGGTGTTTACGCAAAACCGTTTCTGCGCCGCGCCTGTACATATCGCCAAGTCGCATCTGTTTGACCAAGACGGCGTGTGTGCCTTAGTCATCAATACGGGCAATGCCAATGCGGGTACCGGCGCACAAGGCCGTCTGGACGCGATTAAAGTGTGCGCGGCAGCGGCGGAACAGGTCGGCTGCCAATCCAATCAGATTATGCCGTTTTCGACCGGCGTGATTTTGGAGCCTCTGCCTGTGGATAAAATCGTGGCCGCTTTGCCGCAAGTACGCCCTGCATTTTGGTCGGACGCGGCGCGTGCCATCATGACGACGGATACTGTACCGAAAGCCGCTTCGCGCACAGGCTTGGTCGGCGAAAAACACACAGTCCGCGCCACCGGCATCGCTAAAGGTTCGGGCATGATTCATCCGAATATGGCGACCATGTTGTCGTTTATCGCCACTGATGCCAAAGTGTCCCAACCGATTTTGCAGCTGATGACCCAAGAAATCGCAGACGAAAGTTTCAATACGATTACCGTGGACGGCGATACCAGTACCAACGACAGCTTTGTCATTATGGCGACAGGCCGTTGCGGTCAGAGCGAAATCGACAATACCGCCGATCCGCGCTATGCGCAGCTCAAAGCCTTGCTTGGTTCGCTGGCTTTGGAGTTGGCACAGGCGATTGTCCGTGATGGCGAGGGTGCGACCAAGTTCATCACGATTGAAGTGCAAAACGCGAAAACCCGCGAAGAGGCGCGCAAAGTGGCTTATGCCGTTGCCCATTCACCTTTGGTGAAAACCGCTTTCTTTGCCTCCGACCCGAACTTGGGCCGTCTGTTGGCAGCCGTCGGCTATGCCGGTATTGAAGACTTGGATGTCGATGCTTTGAAAATGTGGCTGGATGACGTGTTGGTTGCCGAAAACGGCGGTCGCGCGGAAAGCTATACTGAAGAAGCAGGACAAGCGGTGATGAACCGTCCGGAAATCACTGTTCGCATTGATTTGCAACGCGGCGATACGACGGCGGCCGTCTATACCTGCGATTTGTCGCACGAATATGTGTCGATTAACGCGGATTACCGTTCTTAA
- a CDS encoding LrgB family protein encodes MNIDGLLRMPSVMLFLTLAVYALAVQIRARTGNVLCNPVLISTLVLMGYLKVFAIDYELYHSASHFIDFWLKPAVVLLAVPLYRNWDRIRSQWFPVVLSQLAGSVTGIVTGVYFAKWLGASREVILSLAPKSVTNPIAIEITASIGGIPAITAATVIIAGLFGQMAGYKVLKGALYMPSSVGMSLGTASHAMGIAASLEYGRRMAAYAGLGLTLNGVLTAILVPILIPLLGV; translated from the coding sequence ATGAATATAGACGGGCTGTTGCGTATGCCCTCGGTCATGCTGTTCCTGACTTTGGCCGTATATGCTTTGGCGGTGCAGATTCGGGCGCGCACGGGGAATGTGCTGTGTAATCCGGTATTGATCAGTACGCTGGTGTTGATGGGGTATTTGAAGGTATTTGCCATCGATTACGAGCTGTACCATTCTGCTTCGCACTTTATTGATTTTTGGTTGAAACCGGCAGTCGTGTTGCTGGCCGTGCCGCTTTATCGCAATTGGGACCGTATCCGCAGCCAGTGGTTTCCGGTGGTGTTGTCGCAGTTGGCGGGCAGCGTGACAGGCATTGTCACGGGCGTGTATTTTGCCAAATGGCTGGGCGCTTCGCGCGAAGTGATTTTGTCGCTGGCTCCCAAATCGGTGACCAACCCGATTGCGATTGAAATCACGGCGTCTATCGGCGGTATTCCGGCGATTACGGCGGCAACGGTGATTATTGCCGGACTTTTTGGACAGATGGCCGGATATAAAGTGTTGAAAGGGGCGTTGTATATGCCTTCTTCAGTGGGAATGTCTTTGGGTACGGCCTCACATGCGATGGGTATTGCGGCGTCTTTGGAATACGGCCGCCGTATGGCCGCATATGCCGGCTTGGGCTTGACGCTCAACGGCGTGTTGACGGCGATATTGGTGCCTATCTTGATTCCCTTATTGGGCGTATAG